The following proteins are co-located in the Acidobacteriota bacterium genome:
- a CDS encoding VOC family protein produces MGQEEHDKRVDYVEISVTDLEAAKTFYGKVFGWKMQDWGPDYASFEDGRLTGGLRLTEEVSRGGPLVIIYAVDLEAVEASVRANGGSIAQEIFSFPGGRRFHFTDPSGNELAVWSDRGLSEE; encoded by the coding sequence ATGGGCCAGGAGGAGCATGACAAGAGAGTCGATTACGTGGAGATCTCGGTCACCGATCTCGAAGCCGCCAAGACGTTCTACGGCAAGGTCTTCGGTTGGAAGATGCAGGACTGGGGCCCGGATTACGCGAGCTTTGAAGACGGCCGCTTGACCGGGGGCCTCCGATTGACGGAGGAAGTCAGCCGCGGTGGGCCGCTGGTGATCATCTATGCGGTCGACCTTGAGGCCGTGGAGGCGAGCGTGCGTGCCAACGGTGGCTCGATAGCCCAGGAGATCTTCAGCTTCCCGGGTGGACGCCGATTTCATTTCACCGACCCCAGCGGCAACGAGCTCGCGGTGTGGTCGGATCGGGGTCTCTCCGAAGAGTAA